The genomic segment GGCCCGGCCGATACTGCGCCAGTCTGAAAGACGAAAAAGAGATATGGACGATGCTGTGCGGTTTTGGCGCTTTGTATAACCACAGCTCAAGTCCAAATGCAGACTTTAATCTGGATTATCCGGCCAGATCTGTTGTTTTCACCGCGTTCTCCAATATTATGCCGGGACAGGAGATATGCATTAATTACAACCTTCCTTTATGGTTTGAGGAGAAATAAGGCCATGCTGATTGGAATGACATACGACTCCAAAGACGAGTATTTGAAACAAGGGTTTACAGCCCTGCAAGC from the Rhodospirillales bacterium genome contains:
- a CDS encoding SET domain-containing protein-lysine N-methyltransferase → MLAARKMPEFTVEKDSIAVIDIKGKGRGVIATKFIQKEEIIEICPVIILNKEESFSVEKSLLDHYLFSWSRPGRYCASLKDEKEIWTMLCGFGALYNHSSSPNADFNLDYPARSVVFTAFSNIMPGQEICINYNLPLWFEEK